A window of the Tiliqua scincoides isolate rTilSci1 chromosome 5, rTilSci1.hap2, whole genome shotgun sequence genome harbors these coding sequences:
- the LOC136653407 gene encoding vomeronasal type-2 receptor 26-like, translating into MLGWHKSLMIRQVRCSEARRPAEAGRSLCANRGSKSCVSRAQPTQDSRMDSEEAGGRYSGTGGGQAVGGSGGQYSTCCWPWGLSPPCPELPSHPASLFSPGFPQVQPRSVCSESCHPGFSKKVKEGEPFCCYDCIPCPEGKISDQKALVLRTFVKHHDTPIVKANNRNLTYTLLISLLLCFLCVLLFIGRPMTVTCLLRQAAFGIIFSVAVSCVLAKTITVVLAFMATKPGSRMRKWVGTRLATSIVGSCSLIQTGICILWLTTSPPFPDTDTHSVLMEIVLECNEGSVTMFYCVLGYMGFLAIGSFTVAFLARKLPDSFNEAKFITFSMLVFCSVWLSFVPTYLSTKGKYMVAVEIFSILASSAGLLGWIFFPKCYIIVLRPKLNNREKLTRRKD; encoded by the exons atgttgggctggcacaagtccctcaTGATTCGGCAAGTCCGGTGCTCGGAGGCGCGCcgacctgcggaggctggcagaagcctctgcgccaacagaggctccaagtcttgcgtcagccgagctcagccaacccAAGACTCCAGGATGGACAgcgaggaggcaggagggaggtattctgggacagggggagggcaggcagtgggtggctctGGGG gccagtactccacctgctgctggccttggggcctgtctcctccttgccctgAGCTGCCCTCTCACCCTGCAAGCCTGTTCTCTCcaggtttcccccag GTTCAACCTCGTTCTGTATGTagtgagagctgccatcctggatttagcaagaaagtgaaggaaggggaaccattttgctgctatgattgcatcccatgtccagaagggaagatttcagaccagaAGG CTCTGGTACTAAGAACGTTTGTGAAACACCACGACACTccaattgtcaaagccaacaaccgcaacctcacctacaccctcctcatctccctcctgctctgcttcctctgcgtGTTGCTCTTCATCGGACGGCCCATGACAGTgacgtgtctcctccgacaagctgcttttggcatcatcttctcagtggctgtttcttgcgtgctggcaaagaccatcacggtggttctggctttcatggccaccaagccaggaagcaggatgaggaagtgggtggggacaagACTGGCCACCTCCATTGTTGGTTCCTGCTCTCTTATTCAGACCGGCATATGTATTTTGTGGCTCACAACTTCACCTCCTTTCCCAGACACTGACACACACTCAGTGCTTATGGAAATTGtattggaatgtaatgaagggtctgtaactatgttttactgtgtcttgggctataTGGGCTTCTTGGCTATTGGCAGTTTCACTGTGGCATTCCTTGCCAGAAAACTTCCTGAcagcttcaatgaagccaagttcatcactttcagcatgctggtcttttgcagtgtttggctctcctttgtcccaacctacctgagcaccaaaggaaaatacatggtagctgtggagatcttctctatcttggcctccagtgctggtctGCTGGGCtggatctttttccccaaatgttacatcattGTGCTGAGACCTAAGCTGAACAACAGAGAAAAACTAACAAGAAGAAAAGACTGA